A genomic region of Haliotis asinina isolate JCU_RB_2024 chromosome 1, JCU_Hal_asi_v2, whole genome shotgun sequence contains the following coding sequences:
- the LOC137272543 gene encoding LOW QUALITY PROTEIN: scavenger receptor cysteine-rich type 1 protein M130-like (The sequence of the model RefSeq protein was modified relative to this genomic sequence to represent the inferred CDS: inserted 1 base in 1 codon; substituted 1 base at 1 genomic stop codon), translating into MVHLYNLLILVTIVGKRFEAHLVFLAALTASVLTYQPHISVFGRTIRLVSPLDNGVGRLEVYYNCTWGTVCDDDFGTNEAKVACRQLGRYKSGVIPRAIETFGYGGGRIWLDDVSCSGSESSLASCSHRSWGVNNCGHSEDVGIICDPSDITMKLTASCKMGLLQVLHSGICGTVCDDLFGQEEASVVCRALGYQGGKVIDEDSSIKMWRDDVECTLQNTDLKDCNHNPWGTNDCSDSEAVGVECFSFREAATAARLVSTTDSPGEGILDHGGQWGRVYYFGFGVEEATIACRMLGYSTTVAQVRSSAXNTGSESRRVIVEKVDVHCLGTELTLNDCIHYPWGSVTSSSHVVRIQCSNSKYICLVEVAXCRGSSFSSQEAHVVCKMANLLWTTASVTTSYGPGEGFIWLSNVGCTGSETSLYECSHTGWGAAPGYCQSSDVGVICRGV; encoded by the exons ATGGTCCACTTGTACAACTTGTTGATCTTGGTAACCATCGTGGGCAAGAGGTTCGAGGCTCATTTGGTGTTTCTAGCTGCGCTGACTGCCAGTG TATTGACATATCAGCCTCACATTTCAGTGTTTGGACGGACAATCCGACTCGTGTCCCCTCTTGACAACGGTGTTGGGAGACTTGAGGTTTACTATAACTGCACATGGGGCACTGTGTGTGACGATGACTTTGGTACCAATGAAGCTAAAGTGGCCTGCAGACAATTAGGACGATA TAAAAGCGGAGTTATACCACGGGCGATTGAAACATTCGGATATGGAGGAGGGAGGATTTGGTTGGATGACGTGAGTTGCTCTGGTTCGGAATCATCGTTGGCCAGCTGTTCACACAGGTCATGGGGAGTCAACAATTGTGGCCACAGTGAAGATGTTGGCATCATATGTGATCCaa GTGACATAACGATGAAGCTGACAGCGAGCTGCAAAATGGGACTCCTACAGGTACTCCACTCCGGTATCTGCGGAACAGTGTGTGATGATCTTTTCGGCCAAGAAGAAGCTTCCGTGGTTTGCAGAGCTCTCGGATACCA AGGAGGAAAGGTCATCGACGAGGACAGTTCCATTAAAATGTGGCGGGATGACGTGGAGTGCACGTTGCAGAACACAGATCTAAAGGACTGCAACCATAACCCTTGGGGGACGAATGACTGCTCCGACTCTGAAGCTGTTGGTGTTGAGTGTTTTTCATTTCGTGAAG CGGCTACAGCGGCAAGGCTTGTCTCCACCACTGACTCGCCCGGAGAAGGAATTCTGGATCATGGTGGACAGTGGGGAAGAGTCTACTACTTTGGGTTCGGTGTTGAAGAGGCAACAATTGCTTGCAGAATGTTGGGATACAGCAC CACTGTAGCCCAAGTCAGGTCATCTGCATGAAACACCGGCAGCGAATCACGAAGAGTTATCGTAGAAAAGGTCGACGTCCATTGTCTTGGCACTGAACTCACTCTGAACGACTGCATTCATTACCCTTGGGGTAGTGTTACTTCGTCATCACATGTTGTCCGAATACAGTGTTCTAATAGTAAGTACATTTGCCTCGTAGAAGTTG ATTGCAGAGGGTCGTCATTTTCCTCACAGGAGGCACATGTTGTGTGTAAAATGGCAAATCTTCTCTG GACGACGGCCTCTGTGACAACGTCATATGGTCCAGGTGAAGGATTTATTTGGCTGAGCAACGTCGGCTGTACGGGATCGGAGACCTCACTATATGAGTGTTCCCACACTGGTTGGGGAGCAGCACCAGGTTATTGTCAGAGTAGTGATGTTGGCGTGATATGTCGTGGAG TATga